The Spea bombifrons isolate aSpeBom1 chromosome 7, aSpeBom1.2.pri, whole genome shotgun sequence genomic interval atcggccccattcggcccccgtctagtcgcccgtttctccagtcgttggtctcgtcttagattcaggagccgtatgtctatcccatgcatgtttaataccctcactgtattaccctctaccacttctgctgggaggctgctcttCTGGCTGAAAAAGCCCAAACAGATCCAGCTCATGGCTTCTAATCAGATCTTTTGTTGCTTCATTTTTTTGGACCAGATCCCCAACGGACTTTAACGTCTCCAACCATTCCGTCCCCGCAGCAGGACTCCTTCCTTATGATACCGTAAGTACCTTCGCACCAGTCGCCGATCTTCATGTCCTGGTCTTTCGCACATCATGTAATATTCGGTATTTCACGTGTTATTGCCTCAGGAGATCCCCGGCGCCCGGCCAGAGACGGAGCAGCTCGTTCGCGCAGGGTGAGAATCTTTGGATCAGTAGAACTCCTTTCACTCCTTATAACCTCTCACTATAACCGCGTATCGTTTGTGTTCCAGACGGCGCTCCAGGGTTTAGAAACGGTTCGGATTCGGGGCTTCTGTCTGTCAGTAAGTAAAAGAGGTGAACTGGGTGTACAGCGAGGGGCAATAGTagcaggaggaggaggggggggtGGATCAGacttcacctagagtattggggCTGGACTTGCGCAAATCGATCAAAAATTCTTCAGGaccaattttttgtttttggtctattTGTCACTCCCTGTCATTCACACTCATTCTTATTCCATCACACCTCATTCACTCTGTCATTCAtgttttctcacactctcattcactctctctcatgttctcacacactcactctctcatccatgttctctcacactctctctgtatatatatctccctaccttctcttccGACCGCTTCCGTGTACCTGTCCCTGTcacctgagagggtggtagataagtggaacagcctcccagcagaagtggtagagggtaatacagtgaggggattaaacatgcatgggatagacatacggctcctgaatctaacacgagaccaacgactgattaaggtttgagtctttacagcaggagaaacggcgactagacgggggccggatggggccgatctgccggcacaTGTAATGAGTCGCAGTGTCCACCTGGTGgcagtatatagatatatagatagatctaAATCTATTGATATCGGGCAAACAAGCACATTTTTGTTACTATGTAACCGGTTCTGCGTCTCTGTTGCTTTCTTGCGTTTTGTGTCCCTCAGATTTAATTTATTCGAGAGAAGACAAAGCTGCCAACGACGAAGACGATTACGAGGACAATGAGAACTATAACGGCGGATACATGTAAGAATGTTGTACATTTCGGAGACCACAGGTCACAAACCGCCGCTCGCCCTCCGTTTTTTCCGTGTTCTGTCCACctgcctttttttaatatataaaataaattttcttgGCTTTCCGACAGACAGGTGATTCCCAACGAAAGCGACGTGAAGGTCGGCACGGTGGCCACCGCGTTCTCGAGCCAGGAGATCAGGGACAGCATGTCCTCGGGTACTAGAGCCTCCCAACATAAGCACCTTGCTGCTGGGGAAAAGTAAAAGTTCAGAGGGATTTTACAGTGAAAAGCACTTAGAATTGGAATATACGGAATACGGAAGTGGAATATACGGAATACGGAAGTGGAATATATATACGGAGTCATTTTTTgtgatcaaatatatatatatttttttttcattcttttccaGTTGCCACGGACGACAATTATGTTAATGTGGACGATCCGAGTAAAGCCAGGGCTGCAAGCAGCTGTAAGAAGCTCTGTGTTTTTGCTCGTTGTGTAGTTCTGGTCCACCTTAAGGTCAATGAAGACCACAAGGGCGCCCACCATGCGCGGCTTTTAATGCAGGGCACCCGTTATATCCAACGAAGTCTGGAGTCCTGATATCAGAGCACAAGCTGCCGGACCGCCAGCCGCCCCTATGATGTCATTGACTTAGAgtttaaaaacatttagatGGAGCCGCGGGATGTGATTGGGCGATATAGATAATGATAACGGAGAGTTTATGGATCTTTTGTTTGTTGGCTGTGATTCGGGACATTTTGACGTTAAAGGGGGATTAAttagtaatttttatttacttttttatttattttttaatttttaatgagtAATTTTCTTTGCCTTCTCAGGTGCCAATGACGACAATTATGTAAATGTGGGGGATCAAAGTGAGTCGGAAGATACGAGGCTCAGTAAGAGTTAAATCTCTATATTTAGTAGACGTGCAcagcaaccccccccaaaaaaaatggccaattctttttttcgggggggggtgatttttggcttatatgtttttgaaaaaaaaattctgtttccCGGCTTTTAGGGGAAAATTCAAAGTTTTTTGTTTGGAAACAAAGATTTCTCTTAAAGCGAACGCGCGACGGATACTCAGAACTTTccaatgtgtttgttttcttttgttgggGGTCTCGCCGTGTTTTCAGACATTTTTGGCCACTAACTCTAGGCTCACCCAGATGCATAGAAACCTAGATTCtgatggcagatcggcccccatccggccccccgtctagtcgcccgtttctcaaaccttaatcagtcgttggtcttgtcttagattcaggagccgtatgtctatcccatgcatgtttaatcccctcactgtattaccctctaccacctctgcttggAGGTggctccacttatccaccaccctctcagcgaAGTAAAACGTCTTTAGATTACAAAATGTACCGTAATGCTTTTCATCTTTGGTCCCTTGGTCACTGAAGGTGACGTCTGTCTGTTTTTGTTACAGGTGAATGTTTAGAATACGTGAACGTGGAAGATTCAGGGAAACATTCTTCCAGCGGTAATAAACCCAAATCCTAAATATTTAGCTGGAAATGTGAATTAACCGTTTGGTGACAATGCCGTGTACCCCACCCTGGTGGGTATTCGGGGAATGTGCGGCGTaggttgtgatgtcatatcctcgTGCCCAGAGTGACTGCGGAGCCAAGTGAGGGGCCGGGATATATAATTCTAATAATTTACTAACCCGCATCATCTCCTCCCAACGCAGACAGCGAAGACGAACACGACTATGAAAATGTTGAAAGCAGAAAATCTTTAAGGTAACAAAATTGCAACAATTCTGACATTTGTATGAATGGGAGGAGCGGCTGAAACGCAAATTTTATcgaattttgtattttaatggcGAATGATGGTTTTTGATAATATTTAGAAATAGATATTTAGCTATTAattgaaatattattaattgatttatatggcgccatcttATTCCGCTGCTCTGTACAACGGGAGAAATTAaagttattaaataatatattaaatgccAGGTTTACCATatacaacattttaatttattaatattatactacGGAGGATTAACCcttattttaaatcataatCTGCCTGTGATAAcgataataaattaaatatatgataatatagtaaaaaaaatagtattaccctctaccacttctgctgggaggctgatatatataatatatatactatatatatgatataatatttattatattaatgaagattttttattgaattttttaacGTTGaagcatgtatttatatattggctgtTCTTGTGccacatattaaaataacaaatgcaagaaatataataataataataattaatattaataattaaaaatatattaataataaaaataataagaatactaataataataataataaaaaaaataataataaacatattaataataataataataaaaaaataagaatactagtaatgataataataataaaaaataataagaattctaataatattaataaagttaATGAGATTGTTCTGAAATATTATCAATAAGTTTATGTTTCAAACCCAATCTATTTCAGGTCACAAAGACATAGCAGCCGATGAGTGAACGATTTGCCGCGTGGAGCTCGGACCCCGAGTCTTATCCTGAGAGAAGCCGCAGGACCGGTGCCAATTCTGCTGTGAGGTCCGCTTtccgtcccccccccccgtgccctTTCTAAAAACATTCTCGTGCTTCGGATCTTCACCAATTCATCTTTAATACTTGTCACGAAAgtccttcatttattttttatcattattattattattatttttaaattctggAATTTTTGAAGGATTTttaatgtcacggagctggggAGACGATCCTCatccttttaataataataggatttttttttatttttttttggcgcCGTACTGGTGCCGAGAGGTTTTTTTGGCTACGGCACACGCTCAGCCGTTTATCGCTTTGTATTCGCTGAGCAAGAAGAGAAACCACAGCTTCCTGTGACATTTAGAGGGAACACGAGACAATcggggtaaaaaaaatagaattttaattttttataaattcttttttcttaaactgttttttttttttttataattagcttttatttatatagcgccaaaaactcccgcagcgcttcttacagtccctacattcaaagggtctgacggAACTAAAGCTGACGGACTAAGAGGAACCGATGCATTGGGTAGCGGCGGCTCGgctcgcaggcttacaatctataggacgttattatattgtattcttCTAGACTTtagtatatttgtgtatttcctGAGAATTGcatttacctttttatttataatgttgACGAAATCCTGAGATTTTCCCCTAATTTTTTCTAACCATTCCGTTCCTTTTCTGGGCcagtaaagaaaattatttttttatttaatttttgtaagTTTGCTGTGATGCTTGTATGTGGCTGAGatatagaaataatattaaaaaaatatattaataaaaaaaatctattgtaTGAATTGGGCagaatttacagaaaaaaatatttttaagtttaATGTCGGGTCTATCAGGGTAAAAAGGGGGAATTAGACCCCCCCCCGTAACCAGGAGACTCTGCCCCTTCGCCCGGCGAGGCTCCGTGTATTTTAATCCAGGATACCGGCAGCGGagaggtaaatacatcactgcctCTAGCCCACAATCTGCCTCTTTTACCCCCAAAAATCTGTCCCTGCAGTCAGAGACGTTTGTGTGCGATTCCGGGTTTTATCTGGAAGTTCCGTGGTAATTCATGGATGTATCGTTAGCGCGTTATCACCTCATCAGCAATTAATTGGCTTCAGCTTAGATGTTGTAACCCTAATCGCGTGCGATAGAGGAACCCAAACCACTTCCTGTGCGCTCGGCGCTCATTATCTGTATCTCATCCCGGCTCGTTATCACAGGAACGCCAGATAATGGCCGTCAACACCATGACCGCAAGGGAAACACGACGGCCCGCTAATAGAAAACACGCGGTATTTGGGCATAaagattaataataaagaaatgattggataataatttcctaaagtgcgcttttcattaaaaaaaaaaaaggagaaccgCACTTTTAAAGAGGTCTATGCCCTGCATCCAGAAAACTAATTTCTTCTGACCGGGCCACTAGCTTGAATACTCACTCATACTCTGGAACATCACTCATACTCATACTCTGGAACCTCTCCGGGTTTCGCCCCGAGGCTCCGGGTGAAGCGCCGtttctctgggtctccgggtcaccatTGATTAATTCCGGGTTGTGGGAGTGGCGTTGTGACGCACACACCCCACTCCAccacccacttcccctccaacaaCATTTCTCCTGGGCGTGGGACCGCCCAGCCAGATCCCACCAATAggagggctccgggtagccaaagcctgtaagagagagtaaaaaaaaatgtatatcttgTGGCCCCGCCTATCCAGCCAGCGGCCGCACCTATGTCATTGAGCGgccgttggccttaaagtgccagaaccGCTTAGTTATTATTAGCCTGACCGTTATAGGCAGCAATAAGGGGTATTTGGGAGCGTATTAAAAATCCAATTACTTTTAGAAATAATTTAGAAATGTCTGTGGCCCCCGAAAGGACTCATTGGCCAAGTCTACAATAATAAATGGTTACCGATATACAATGTGCTATCCGATGGGTTATAAAATATCCCGTTACCTGTTACACGGGGCACCTGGCATCGTATTTGCCCTTTTAGTGCCACATTTCAGCAAATAAAAGATGTGAACGTATTTGCAGTTAAGATCTGTCGAGAAGAAACGCGTTTTACTGAATGCTATAAAGAACCCTAAGATGGGGCAGGAAGTGAAATCAGGACTCATCTCGGTGGTCAGCTAACATCCTGTGCGGTTTGGAGAGGATACAACgactttgataaaaaaaaaatcagacagaCGGCGATCAGTAAGAGACGACAGCAGAGAACGTGAGAAGAGTGTAGGGTTAGAGGGAAGAAGAGAGGGAGGAGTGCGAGAAAAGTGATGAAGAAATTAGAGTTGGGGATAGAGAGAGTGAGGGCAAGACGATGAGACGGAGAGAGGGGTAAGGAGGGTATAAGGGAAATCAAAGACGAAAGGTAAGGTTAGGAAAGGACAGCAAGAAAAAAGATTAAAGGAATTGGCCCAGAAGcacggggaggaataaacagGGAGAGAAGAGGAACGGAGAGGAGAAGACAACAAGGCTCATGAGGCTGGGATGAGAAGTGGAGGAAAGACGGCGAGAATGTCTAAAATGTCTCTGGAGCAGAAGATGGCTCTCAGTGGAGTTGGTTATACGATCCTGGCCTTGGGTGGACTTTCCTTCGTCGCGTTCCTTCTGTACTGCGTCAGCTGCTGTCACCGTGAGTACCCCCCCCCGCTTCTACCGCATGGGGCATTACAGATTGACACTAATACCCCACGAAAACATTGGCATTCAGGGGGCTCCGTAACCCAGAACCTGCTTGATCCTCCTGGGTTGACCAAATGGACGTAAACCTTCAGGCTGGGTGAAGAAGGTCATCTGGAGGCAGATCCAGGGCGTGTGGCCCCAAGGAGCTGTCCCTTCACCATGACAGTCTACCCATAGCCGTTATGATAGATTTCTCCGGAGATTGGGTCACGCCAGGCCCCATTTCTCGGGTAGTTTGGAGGGAAACTTCCCTCCCCATGACCTGAATGTCATTCTAAATCCTCGTTTTCCAGGA includes:
- the LOC128502278 gene encoding linker for activation of T-cells family member 1-like, with protein sequence MSWSFAHHVIFDGAPGFRNGSDSGLLSVNLIYSREDKAANDEDDYEDNENYNGGYIQVIPNESDVKVGTVATAFSSQEIRDSMSSVATDDNYVNVDDPSKARAASSCANDDNYVNVGDQSESEDTRLSECLEYVNVEDSGKHSSSDSEDEHDYENVESRKSLRSQRHSSR